Below is a window of Methanobacterium sp. Maddingley MBC34 DNA.
GTAAACATCAAAAGATTATACCGTTCAGGGGCAAATAAGGTCATATCCCCAGAAAGTAGTGGTGCTGAGGACATTTACTTCGCAGCAATCCAACCCACCATCATGAAGATCACCGAGATGCACGAAGTGGCAGACATCCGAAAAGAATCCGAGATAATCCTGAAACACGGTTGCGCCCTGGAAAATATTGAATATCATCTTCCCGAGTTCAGAGAGCCCCTGGCCAGGAAAATAGGCATTACCAAAATGGACCAGTTGGACCGGTTTTTGGAAAGTCTGGATAAAGATCCCAAACGGAAAAAATCACTGGAGCGAATCTATGAATCAGTGAGCGGCATCCACTCTCACTGGATTTCCGGACCAGACAAGGAAACCCTGGAAAAAGTAGCAGAAGAACTAAAAAAAGAAGGATTCCTTCTGGGTGTGGACCTTAACGAAGAAGAAATCAAAGAAGTGGCCCGTAAATATGGTCGTCTGGTGGAAGTGGTCATCAAACCTGAGATTAAGATCACTGAAACCCATGATGTGTCAGACATCAGAGAGGAAGCAGAAATCATCCTCAAACACGGCTGTACCCTTAAAGATATAGAATATTATCTTCCTGGTTTCCACGAGCCTCTGAAGAGAAAAGTTGATCTTTCTGAGACAAGTGAGATGGAAAGATTCCTTAAACGACTTGAAGAGGATTCAGCCAGGATGGAAGCCTTAGAGAGGCTTTACACCCTTTCTGGTGGGGGGATACACTCCCATCGCATAACTGGTCCTGACACCAAAAGTCTGGGTAGAGTGGAAAAAGAACTTAAAAAAAGAGGATTCCTTTTAGGGGTCAATCTCAGCCAGGAAGAGATTTTTAGGAAGATCAAAGAATACGGAAGAGTTAGTGAACTTTTACTCCGGCATGATCCGGGTTCAACAGATGATAAAAATATTATCATCAGCCATGGCGGTAGGATATTGGATTCAAAACATTACCTCCCTGGTTTAGAGCAAGTTGTAACCAGGAAACTCTATTTAAAAGATTATGAAGACCTTAAAAGATGTGAAGAAGAGTATAAAAAGCCCGATGCCAAACGTTCACTTGACACCCTATCACAGATTTCCCGAAATATTCACTCCCATACTGTCTCAGCAGCAGATGTTAAAACCATTAAAAAAATTATCAAGGCACTGGATAAATCAGGCGAACTTTTAGGGGTTGATTTACCTGAAAAAGCAATATGGGACATTGTGGAAAGTGCAGAACCTGCAGGTTTCTGCGTGGAATAGTAACCTGCTCAATTATTATAATATGAATACTTAATCTAAAAAAGAATAAAATTATTTTAAAAGGGAATAAATTTGAAAATTAATATTTAATCCCTTTAACTATATTCGTTG
It encodes the following:
- a CDS encoding K+ transport system, NAD-binding component (PFAM: TrkA-N domain; Ion channel; 3H domain); the protein is MQVPNTSMPIVPSIPFSVIKYPIIAVVGLLIYGIIGSLLIMHLDIINAIYFTVITTATVGYGDISPQSPIQKFFVITLVLGGASLIAYAFTLIIMVVSMTVEDITSGARHRRMIRGASNHFVLCGYGRVGSAVHKELLKRNQKVIIIEKNPTIVEKELWDDPDVLAIPGDATDESVMIEAGIKTARGVIITTGEDVDNLFITLTAREIHPEIWIVTRASKKVNIKRLYRSGANKVISPESSGAEDIYFAAIQPTIMKITEMHEVADIRKESEIILKHGCALENIEYHLPEFREPLARKIGITKMDQLDRFLESLDKDPKRKKSLERIYESVSGIHSHWISGPDKETLEKVAEELKKEGFLLGVDLNEEEIKEVARKYGRLVEVVIKPEIKITETHDVSDIREEAEIILKHGCTLKDIEYYLPGFHEPLKRKVDLSETSEMERFLKRLEEDSARMEALERLYTLSGGGIHSHRITGPDTKSLGRVEKELKKRGFLLGVNLSQEEIFRKIKEYGRVSELLLRHDPGSTDDKNIIISHGGRILDSKHYLPGLEQVVTRKLYLKDYEDLKRCEEEYKKPDAKRSLDTLSQISRNIHSHTVSAADVKTIKKIIKALDKSGELLGVDLPEKAIWDIVESAEPAGFCVE